A single Paraburkholderia sp. FT54 DNA region contains:
- the flgK gene encoding flagellar hook-associated protein FlgK, with amino-acid sequence MSNLINLGLSGLNAAQWGLTTTGQNISNASTPGYTIETPVYAESGGQYTGSGYLPQGVSTTTVTRQYSQYLTTELNNAQSSGSALSTYNSLISQLNNLIGSPTSGIASSITSYFTGLQNVSNNASSLATRQTAMSGAQTLVNQINAAGQQYDALRQSVNTQLTNTVSQINSYSQQIAQLNAQIAQASTQGQPPNQLMDQRDLAVSNLSQLIGVNVVNSNGSYSVFMSNGQPLVSSANSYNLGTAPSTGDTSELSVQYLGQAGANPATPPQNLPDSKIDGGALGGLVAFRSQTLDPGEAQLGAIAVSFSAQVNAQNGLGITLAGAKGGALFSVGGPTVYANTQNTGNASLNVSFANPTQPTTGDYTLAYNGTTYTLTDNSTGNVVGSATNLSQPINGLNFSTTGTMKPGDSFTVEPTRGALNSFATATTDASAIAAAAPVLGAAESTNTGTGTITQGTVTAGYTMPNSTTTLSYDGTGLSGFPVGSTVTVAGSPPTTFSITSATTVVPYSAATGATLTINNATAGQMNNVSVTISGAPAAGDKFTIGPNTGATNDGRNALALSNLSTAKVLSGGTVTLTGAYANYVNNVGNQTNQIQTSSTAQSALVTQITTAQQSVSGVNINEEAANLLQYQQLYQANSKVIQTAQTLFQTILGIFQ; translated from the coding sequence ATGTCCAATCTCATCAATCTCGGCCTCAGTGGACTGAACGCAGCTCAGTGGGGACTCACGACGACCGGCCAGAACATCAGCAACGCGTCGACGCCAGGCTACACCATCGAAACGCCGGTGTATGCGGAAAGCGGCGGCCAGTACACGGGCTCGGGCTACCTGCCGCAAGGCGTCTCGACCACGACCGTGACGCGCCAGTACAGCCAGTATCTGACCACTGAGCTGAACAATGCGCAGTCGTCGGGCAGCGCGCTGTCGACGTACAACTCGCTGATCTCGCAACTGAACAATCTGATCGGCAGCCCGACCTCCGGGATTGCGAGCTCGATCACCAGCTATTTCACCGGCTTGCAGAACGTCTCGAACAATGCGTCGAGTCTGGCCACGCGTCAGACCGCGATGAGCGGCGCGCAGACGCTGGTGAACCAGATCAACGCCGCGGGTCAGCAATACGACGCGCTGCGCCAGAGCGTCAATACGCAGCTCACCAACACCGTTTCGCAGATCAACAGCTACTCGCAGCAAATCGCGCAGCTGAACGCTCAGATCGCCCAGGCCAGCACGCAAGGGCAACCGCCGAACCAGTTGATGGACCAGCGCGATCTCGCCGTGTCGAATCTGTCGCAACTGATCGGCGTGAACGTCGTGAACAGCAACGGCAGCTACAGCGTCTTCATGAGCAACGGCCAGCCGCTGGTGTCCTCCGCCAACAGCTACAACCTGGGCACGGCGCCTTCGACCGGCGACACCAGCGAATTGTCCGTGCAGTATCTCGGCCAGGCAGGCGCGAACCCGGCAACCCCGCCGCAGAACCTGCCCGATAGCAAGATCGACGGCGGCGCGCTCGGCGGCCTGGTCGCGTTCCGCAGCCAGACGCTCGATCCGGGCGAGGCGCAACTCGGCGCGATCGCCGTGAGCTTCTCGGCGCAGGTCAATGCGCAGAACGGGCTGGGTATTACGCTCGCTGGCGCCAAGGGTGGCGCGCTGTTCTCGGTGGGCGGCCCGACGGTCTATGCGAACACGCAGAACACCGGCAATGCGTCGCTGAACGTATCGTTCGCGAACCCCACGCAGCCGACCACCGGCGATTACACGCTGGCCTACAACGGCACCACCTACACGCTCACCGACAATTCGACCGGCAACGTGGTGGGTTCGGCGACCAATCTGAGCCAGCCGATCAACGGCCTGAATTTCTCGACCACCGGCACGATGAAACCCGGTGACTCGTTCACGGTCGAGCCGACCCGTGGCGCACTGAACAGTTTCGCGACCGCCACCACCGACGCATCGGCGATCGCCGCCGCAGCGCCGGTGCTGGGCGCCGCCGAGTCGACCAACACCGGCACCGGCACGATCACGCAAGGCACGGTGACGGCCGGCTACACCATGCCGAATTCGACCACCACGCTGTCGTACGACGGCACGGGTCTGTCGGGCTTCCCGGTCGGTTCGACGGTGACGGTGGCAGGTTCCCCTCCCACCACGTTTTCGATCACCAGCGCGACGACCGTCGTGCCGTATTCGGCCGCCACCGGTGCCACGCTGACGATCAACAACGCCACCGCCGGCCAGATGAACAACGTCTCGGTGACAATCAGCGGCGCACCGGCCGCCGGCGACAAGTTCACCATTGGCCCGAACACCGGCGCGACCAACGACGGCCGCAACGCGCTGGCGCTGTCGAACCTGTCCACCGCGAAGGTGCTCTCGGGCGGCACGGTCACGCTGACGGGCGCGTATGCGAACTACGTCAACAATGTCGGCAACCAGACCAACCAGATTCAGACCTCGAGCACGGCACAAAGCGCGCTGGTGACGCAGATCACCACCGCGCAGCAATCGGTTTCGGGCGTGAACATCAACGAAGAAGCAGCCAACCTGCTTCAGTATCAGCAGCTGTATCAGGCGAACAGCAAGGTCATCCAGACCGCGCAGACCCTGTTCCAGACGATACTCGGCATCTTCCAGTGA
- the flgL gene encoding flagellar hook-associated protein FlgL has translation MRISSTQYFNMNVATMSDQQAQLSQLYAEISSGVSLSTPSDNPLGAAQAVQLSSTATALSQYTSNQGTALASLQQEDSTLGSVNSVLQTIHTLVLRAGDGSLNNNDRGSIATQLQSLRSQLMTLANSTDPQGNYLFAGYQSSAQPYTTNSAGVVTYSGDTGTPVVQITDSHTVQTGDNGLAIFGSVASIGTSSVPAAANGNGGTGVISTVSLNNPTDPTNADTYTINFSSATTYTVSQKDPATGVVTTTGPQAFTAGSSIPLGNGGQSVSISGAPNANDSFTVTPATQGSMDVFANLSQLITTLQTPVSGAASTASFQSALTTSMTQLENTMNNVVTAQAAVGGREQEVQALQTVTQTNTLQNTSNLADLTQTDMVKVIGQYTMTQNALQAAQQAFAKIQNISLFQYLN, from the coding sequence ATGCGCATCTCCAGCACGCAGTACTTCAACATGAACGTCGCGACGATGAGCGATCAGCAAGCTCAGTTGTCGCAGTTGTATGCCGAGATTTCGAGCGGCGTGAGCCTCTCCACGCCGTCGGACAATCCGCTCGGCGCGGCGCAGGCCGTGCAGTTGAGCTCGACGGCAACGGCCCTGTCGCAATACACGAGCAATCAGGGCACCGCGCTGGCCTCGCTGCAGCAGGAAGACTCCACGCTCGGCAGCGTCAATTCCGTGCTGCAGACCATTCATACGCTGGTGCTGCGTGCCGGCGACGGTTCGCTGAACAATAACGACCGCGGCTCGATCGCGACGCAATTGCAAAGCCTGCGCAGCCAGTTGATGACGCTCGCCAATTCGACCGACCCGCAGGGCAACTACCTGTTCGCCGGCTATCAGAGCAGCGCGCAGCCGTACACCACCAATTCGGCAGGCGTCGTGACCTATTCCGGCGACACCGGCACGCCCGTCGTGCAGATCACCGACTCACACACCGTGCAGACCGGCGACAACGGCCTTGCGATCTTCGGCAGCGTGGCGTCGATCGGCACCAGTTCCGTGCCGGCCGCAGCGAACGGCAACGGCGGCACGGGCGTGATCAGCACGGTGAGTCTGAACAATCCGACCGATCCGACCAATGCGGACACGTACACGATCAACTTCTCGTCGGCGACTACCTACACCGTGAGCCAGAAGGATCCGGCTACCGGCGTGGTGACCACGACCGGCCCGCAGGCGTTCACGGCCGGCTCGTCGATCCCGCTGGGAAACGGTGGCCAGTCGGTATCGATCTCCGGCGCGCCGAATGCGAACGACAGCTTCACGGTGACGCCGGCCACGCAAGGCAGCATGGACGTGTTCGCCAATCTGAGCCAGTTGATCACCACGCTGCAAACGCCGGTGTCGGGCGCCGCCTCGACGGCCAGCTTCCAGAGCGCGCTGACCACCAGCATGACGCAGCTCGAGAACACGATGAACAACGTCGTGACGGCACAAGCAGCCGTGGGCGGCCGCGAGCAGGAAGTGCAGGCATTGCAGACGGTCACGCAGACCAACACGCTCCAGAACACAAGTAATCTTGCGGATCTGACGCAGACGGACATGGTCAAGGTGATCGGCCAGTACACCATGACGCAGAACGCGCTGCAAGCCGCGCAGCAGGCGTTTGCGAAGATTCAGAACATCTCGCTGTTCCAGTACCTGAACTGA
- the fliR gene encoding flagellar biosynthetic protein FliR, whose product MFSVTYAQLNAWLTAFLWPFVRILALVAAAPVLGNRSLPMRVKIGLAAFVTIIVAPTLGTLPQVTVFSAEGVWIIVNQFLIGIALGLTMQIVFGAISATGDFVGLGMGLGFATFFDSQASSSSQVLASYMNTIAMLVFLVIDGHLQMISALLATFQSLPVSANILGAPGWRTLANFGGTVFSAGLLLSLPVVAALLITNLALGILNRAAPQIGVFQIGFPLTMLIGMLLLQLMIPNMIPFFTRLFDVGIDQMGRVAAGFK is encoded by the coding sequence ATGTTTTCCGTCACCTACGCGCAACTGAACGCCTGGCTCACCGCGTTCCTGTGGCCGTTCGTGCGCATCCTCGCGCTGGTCGCCGCTGCGCCGGTACTCGGCAACCGCTCGTTGCCGATGCGCGTGAAGATCGGCCTCGCGGCCTTCGTGACGATCATCGTCGCGCCCACGCTCGGCACGCTGCCGCAAGTCACGGTGTTTTCCGCCGAAGGCGTGTGGATCATCGTCAACCAGTTCCTGATCGGCATCGCGCTCGGCCTCACCATGCAGATCGTGTTCGGGGCGATCAGCGCGACGGGCGACTTCGTCGGGCTCGGCATGGGTCTCGGCTTTGCGACCTTCTTCGACTCGCAGGCAAGCAGTTCGAGCCAGGTGCTGGCGAGCTACATGAACACCATCGCCATGCTGGTGTTTCTGGTGATCGACGGGCATTTGCAGATGATCAGCGCACTGCTCGCCACGTTCCAGTCGCTGCCGGTGTCGGCGAACATTCTCGGCGCGCCCGGCTGGCGCACGCTGGCGAACTTCGGCGGCACGGTGTTTTCAGCGGGACTGCTATTGTCGCTGCCGGTGGTCGCCGCGCTGCTCATCACCAATCTCGCGCTCGGCATTCTGAATCGCGCCGCGCCGCAGATCGGCGTGTTCCAGATCGGTTTCCCGCTGACCATGCTGATCGGCATGCTGCTTCTGCAACTGATGATCCCGAACATGATTCCGTTCTTCACGCGGCTGTTCGATGTTGGGATTGATCAGATGGGGCGGGTGGCGGCGGGGTTTAAATAG
- the fliQ gene encoding flagellar biosynthesis protein FliQ, with the protein MNQESVMTLAHQAMYVSLLLAAPLLLVALVVGLVVSLFQAATQINETTLSFIPKLLAIAVTMVIAGPWMLTTMLDYLRQTLTNIPTLVN; encoded by the coding sequence ATGAATCAAGAATCCGTCATGACGCTCGCGCACCAGGCCATGTATGTCAGCCTGCTGCTTGCCGCGCCGTTGCTGCTGGTCGCGCTGGTGGTCGGTCTGGTCGTCAGCCTGTTTCAGGCCGCCACGCAGATCAACGAAACCACGCTGTCGTTCATTCCGAAACTGCTCGCGATTGCTGTCACGATGGTGATCGCCGGGCCGTGGATGCTGACAACCATGCTCGACTATCTGCGCCAGACACTCACCAATATTCCGACGCTCGTCAACTGA
- the fliP gene encoding flagellar type III secretion system pore protein FliP (The bacterial flagellar biogenesis protein FliP forms a type III secretion system (T3SS)-type pore required for flagellar assembly.) — protein MQFSLSSARRAQSARMSGTTSKVVSAVRRVAPVALPALMLALPTLSFAQAAGLPAFNTSPGPNGGTTYSLSVQTMLLLTMLSFLPAMVLMMTSFTRIIIVLSLLRQALGTTTTPPNQVLVGLALFLTLFVMSPVLDKAYTDGYKPFSDGTMPMETAVNRGLAPFKTFMLRQTRESDLALFARISHAAPMQGPEDVPLSLLVPSFVTSELKTGFQIGFTIFIPFLIIDMVVASVLMSMGMMMVSPATISLPFKLMLFVLVDGWQLLLGSLAQSFV, from the coding sequence ATGCAGTTCAGTCTATCTTCGGCGCGTCGCGCGCAATCCGCTCGCATGTCCGGCACCACCTCGAAAGTCGTTTCGGCCGTGCGCCGCGTCGCGCCCGTCGCGCTGCCGGCGCTGATGCTCGCGCTGCCGACATTGTCGTTCGCTCAAGCCGCCGGCTTGCCGGCCTTCAACACGAGTCCCGGCCCGAACGGCGGCACGACCTACTCGCTGAGCGTGCAGACGATGCTGCTGCTCACGATGCTGTCGTTCCTGCCGGCAATGGTGTTGATGATGACCAGCTTCACGCGCATCATCATCGTGCTCTCGCTGCTGCGCCAGGCGCTCGGTACGACCACGACGCCGCCTAACCAGGTGCTGGTCGGGCTCGCGCTGTTCCTCACGCTGTTCGTGATGTCGCCGGTGCTCGACAAGGCCTACACGGACGGCTACAAGCCGTTTTCGGACGGCACCATGCCGATGGAGACCGCAGTGAACCGCGGCCTCGCGCCGTTCAAGACGTTCATGCTGCGCCAGACCCGCGAAAGCGATCTCGCCCTCTTCGCCCGCATCTCGCACGCCGCGCCGATGCAAGGTCCGGAAGACGTGCCGCTGTCGTTGCTGGTGCCCTCGTTCGTGACGAGCGAGTTGAAAACCGGCTTCCAGATCGGTTTCACGATTTTCATCCCGTTCCTCATCATCGACATGGTGGTGGCGAGCGTGCTGATGTCGATGGGTATGATGATGGTGTCGCCCGCGACCATTTCGCTGCCGTTCAAGTTGATGCTGTTCGTGCTGGTCGACGGCTGGCAACTGCTGCTCGGCTCGCTGGCACAGAGCTTCGTTTAA
- the fliO gene encoding flagellar biosynthetic protein FliO, protein MKRVAGRAVLRAVLIGAARAANVVAPICALASIFALVAPSAAHAADMNAVNNAAKIASAVGAGTAVPALGVGAVLQTIVGLLVVIGLVFGCAWLARRFGLQPASRGGLVKTIGGASLGGKERVAVVEIGDTWLVLGTAPGNVRLLHTMPAGSAAIDPLGATQSGPASTRTTGTTLPGTFGQRFRDALKSEVGKRFNGQGAGVR, encoded by the coding sequence ATGAAACGCGTTGCCGGTCGCGCCGTGTTGCGCGCTGTTCTGATTGGCGCTGCACGGGCTGCGAATGTCGTGGCGCCGATCTGCGCCCTGGCGTCGATCTTCGCGCTGGTCGCACCGTCGGCCGCTCACGCGGCGGACATGAACGCGGTCAACAACGCCGCGAAAATCGCCTCGGCCGTCGGCGCGGGAACGGCTGTTCCGGCGCTCGGCGTCGGCGCCGTGCTGCAAACCATCGTCGGCCTGCTGGTGGTGATCGGTCTGGTGTTCGGTTGCGCATGGCTCGCTCGCCGCTTCGGCTTGCAGCCGGCGAGCCGCGGCGGCCTCGTGAAGACGATCGGCGGCGCCTCGCTCGGCGGCAAGGAGCGGGTCGCGGTGGTCGAGATCGGCGATACGTGGCTCGTGCTCGGCACGGCACCCGGCAATGTCCGTCTTCTTCACACGATGCCCGCAGGTTCGGCCGCCATCGACCCGCTCGGCGCCACGCAATCCGGTCCGGCGAGCACGCGAACTACGGGCACGACACTGCCTGGCACCTTCGGCCAACGCTTTCGCGACGCGCTGAAAAGCGAAGTGGGCAAACGTTTCAACGGGCAAGGCGCCGGAGTTCGGTAA
- the fliN gene encoding flagellar motor switch protein FliN: MSDLNAKTEAELAAGEPQFAADAAAAEDDAAMADWASALAEQNDNSEVSATTAGVFQPLSKVEPTSTRNDIDMILDIPVQMTVELGRTKIAIRNLLQLAQGSVVELDGMAGEPMDVLVNGCLIAQGEVVVVNDKFGIRLTDIITPSERIRKLNR; the protein is encoded by the coding sequence ATGAGTGACCTGAACGCAAAGACTGAGGCCGAACTGGCCGCTGGCGAGCCGCAATTCGCCGCCGACGCGGCCGCTGCCGAAGACGACGCGGCCATGGCGGACTGGGCCAGCGCGCTGGCCGAGCAGAACGACAATTCGGAAGTCAGCGCAACGACGGCCGGCGTGTTCCAGCCGCTGTCGAAAGTCGAGCCGACCTCGACGCGCAACGACATCGACATGATCCTGGACATTCCCGTTCAGATGACCGTCGAGCTCGGCCGCACCAAGATCGCGATCCGCAACCTGCTGCAACTCGCGCAGGGTTCGGTGGTGGAGTTGGACGGCATGGCCGGCGAACCGATGGACGTGCTGGTCAACGGCTGTCTGATCGCGCAGGGCGAAGTGGTGGTGGTGAACGACAAGTTCGGCATCCGTCTGACCGACATCATCACGCCGTCCGAACGTATCCGGAAGTTGAATCGATGA
- the fliM gene encoding flagellar motor switch protein FliM, translated as MGHEEFMSQEEVDALLKGVTGETDSEAEQSERAGVRPYNIATQERIVRGRMPGLEIINDRFARLLRVGIFNFMRRSAEISVGPVKVQKYSEFTRNLPIPTNLNLVHVKPLRGTSLFVFDPNLVFFVVDNLFGGDGRFHTRVEGRDFTQTEQRIINKLLNLVFDNYTTSWKSVRPLQFEYVRSEMHTQFANVATPNEIVIVTQFSIEFGTTGGTLHICMPYSMIEPIRDILSSPIQGEALEVDRRWVRVLSQQVQAAEVELTADLAQVPVTFEQILNMRKGDVLPINIPEHITAKVDGVPVMECGYGIFNGQYALRVQKMISAAETMKEGGYE; from the coding sequence ATGGGCCACGAAGAGTTCATGTCCCAGGAGGAGGTCGATGCCCTCCTCAAGGGCGTAACCGGCGAAACAGACTCAGAAGCCGAGCAAAGCGAGCGTGCGGGCGTACGGCCCTACAACATCGCGACGCAGGAACGCATCGTCCGCGGCCGGATGCCCGGCCTGGAAATCATCAACGACCGGTTCGCGCGCCTGTTGCGCGTCGGTATTTTCAACTTCATGCGGCGCTCGGCGGAAATCTCCGTCGGTCCGGTGAAGGTGCAGAAGTACAGCGAATTCACCCGCAACCTGCCGATCCCGACCAACCTGAACCTGGTCCACGTGAAGCCGTTGCGCGGCACCTCGCTGTTCGTGTTCGATCCGAACCTGGTGTTCTTCGTGGTCGATAACCTGTTCGGCGGCGACGGGCGTTTCCATACCCGCGTCGAAGGCCGCGATTTCACGCAGACCGAGCAGCGCATCATCAACAAGTTGCTGAACCTGGTATTCGACAACTACACGACCTCGTGGAAAAGCGTGCGTCCGCTGCAGTTCGAATACGTGCGTTCGGAAATGCATACGCAGTTCGCCAACGTGGCGACACCGAACGAAATCGTCATCGTCACGCAGTTCTCGATCGAGTTCGGCACGACGGGCGGCACGCTGCACATCTGCATGCCGTACTCGATGATCGAACCGATCCGCGACATTCTCTCGTCGCCGATCCAGGGCGAGGCGCTCGAAGTCGACCGCCGCTGGGTCCGCGTGCTGTCGCAGCAGGTGCAGGCGGCGGAAGTGGAACTGACCGCCGACCTCGCGCAGGTGCCGGTCACGTTCGAACAGATCCTGAACATGCGCAAAGGCGATGTTCTGCCGATCAACATTCCCGAACACATCACGGCGAAAGTCGATGGCGTGCCGGTGATGGAGTGCGGCTACGGAATTTTCAATGGTCAGTATGCGTTGCGGGTCCAGAAGATGATCAGCGCAGCCGAAACGATGAAGGAAGGTGGATATGAGTGA
- the fliL gene encoding flagellar basal body-associated protein FliL produces the protein MATTTAPQQAAPASPGPMKRIILIVLIAIIAAAAAGAGVWFFMSKRAPAAASAETASAPAPLAVPLFFPLESMTVNLQSDDGQQHFLRIGLTLKLSDAKTQQELADHMPEVRSRILLALSNKHPDDLAPLEGKRALATELRTLIEQPTDKGAAPIQVQDVLFTEFVVQ, from the coding sequence ATGGCAACCACGACCGCACCCCAGCAAGCCGCGCCCGCCTCCCCGGGCCCGATGAAGCGCATCATCCTGATCGTCCTCATAGCGATCATTGCCGCGGCCGCAGCCGGCGCGGGCGTGTGGTTCTTCATGTCCAAGCGTGCCCCCGCGGCCGCGTCGGCTGAAACCGCCAGCGCGCCAGCGCCCCTCGCCGTGCCGCTGTTCTTCCCGCTCGAATCGATGACCGTCAACCTGCAATCGGACGACGGTCAACAGCATTTCCTGCGCATCGGCCTGACACTCAAGCTCAGCGACGCAAAGACCCAGCAGGAGCTAGCCGACCATATGCCCGAAGTGCGCAGCCGCATCCTGCTCGCACTCTCGAACAAGCACCCCGACGACCTGGCGCCGCTCGAAGGCAAGCGCGCGCTCGCCACGGAACTGCGCACGCTGATCGAGCAGCCGACCGACAAGGGCGCCGCGCCGATCCAGGTCCAGGACGTGCTGTTCACCGAATTCGTCGTGCAGTGA
- a CDS encoding flagellar hook-length control protein FliK yields the protein MSPLSQIGSLLGSASSTSASAAMAAAANAIPFSQTLQQSIDQQNSAAAQSASQQQTSASSSGSAASSGSPSSSGSAPSSSVHDAPPPADPATKSADDTSSSKPTSSTSTTAASNNTQQASSDQASATPAKTGNNANQTDAGTAAAAAAAAQAQAQAQAQADANNAATPATADPATALTAAAIALPGTTTATDTTTGGTPGKKTTATDPKSLQDALQAALAALANGQGVPAQALSTGAAANAATSANGLAGKNAGLNGTADGKTLATGLFGDGKGSTASKTAMTTTATTAAEPSAAAKAAADALTATAATGAQPDDLASFKVAADAATAALAASQAAASAASTTAAVQTTGNAGAAQAANALSPQVGTTDWEDALSQKVVFLSNAHSQSAELTLNPKDLGPLQVVLQVADNHAHALFVSQHQSVREAVEAALPKLREAMESNGIGLGSASVSDGFARHGSQQQSADSGRSGAHSNGASGSYGGGSGTDSIDTAVNVPVRRTVGLVDTFA from the coding sequence ATGTCGCCTCTTTCACAGATCGGCTCGCTGCTCGGCTCCGCCAGCAGCACGTCAGCCAGCGCGGCCATGGCCGCGGCGGCGAACGCCATACCGTTCTCGCAAACCCTTCAGCAGAGCATCGACCAGCAGAACAGCGCGGCTGCGCAGAGCGCGAGTCAGCAGCAGACTTCGGCGTCCTCTTCCGGATCGGCGGCTTCTTCCGGATCGCCGTCCTCGTCTGGATCGGCGCCTTCGTCGAGCGTGCACGACGCTCCGCCGCCGGCTGATCCGGCCACGAAAAGCGCGGACGACACGAGCAGCAGCAAGCCAACGAGCTCAACGTCGACTACGGCTGCGTCGAACAATACGCAGCAGGCTTCGAGCGACCAGGCAAGCGCCACGCCGGCGAAGACCGGCAATAACGCGAACCAGACCGACGCGGGTACTGCGGCGGCGGCTGCCGCTGCCGCTCAGGCGCAGGCACAGGCGCAAGCTCAAGCCGATGCGAACAACGCCGCCACGCCTGCAACCGCCGACCCTGCCACGGCGTTGACCGCCGCCGCGATCGCGCTGCCCGGCACGACCACGGCCACGGACACCACGACCGGCGGCACGCCGGGAAAAAAAACCACCGCCACGGATCCGAAGTCACTGCAAGACGCACTGCAAGCGGCGCTGGCCGCGTTGGCGAACGGCCAGGGCGTTCCGGCACAAGCGCTGTCGACCGGCGCGGCAGCGAACGCGGCGACCTCGGCAAACGGCTTGGCTGGTAAGAACGCCGGACTGAATGGCACCGCGGACGGCAAGACCTTGGCGACCGGGCTGTTCGGCGACGGCAAGGGATCGACGGCATCGAAAACCGCCATGACGACGACGGCGACGACCGCGGCCGAGCCATCTGCTGCGGCAAAAGCGGCGGCCGATGCGTTGACGGCAACGGCAGCCACAGGCGCTCAACCCGACGACCTGGCCTCGTTCAAGGTTGCCGCCGACGCGGCCACAGCGGCGCTCGCCGCTTCGCAGGCCGCGGCGAGCGCCGCGAGCACGACGGCCGCCGTCCAGACCACCGGCAACGCTGGCGCGGCGCAAGCCGCGAACGCGTTGTCACCGCAGGTCGGCACGACTGACTGGGAGGACGCGTTGAGCCAGAAGGTGGTGTTCCTGTCGAACGCGCATTCGCAGAGTGCCGAGCTGACCTTGAACCCGAAGGATCTGGGGCCGCTACAGGTTGTCTTGCAGGTTGCCGATAACCATGCACATGCGTTGTTCGTTTCGCAGCACCAGTCCGTGCGCGAAGCCGTCGAGGCCGCGTTGCCGAAGCTCCGCGAAGCGATGGAATCGAACGGCATCGGCTTGGGGAGCGCGAGTGTGAGCGACGGCTTTGCGCGTCATGGCAGCCAACAGCAGAGCGCTGACTCTGGCCGTTCCGGCGCCCACTCGAACGGCGCGAGCGGATCGTATGGTGGCGGCAGCGGCACAGATTCGATCGACACGGCGGTCAATGTCCCGGTGCGTCGCACGGTGGGCCTGGTCGACACATTCGCGTGA
- the fliJ gene encoding flagellar export protein FliJ, which translates to MAKHFPIKTLIGLAQDDVDAAAQRLGRAQRERNDVQSQLDALIQYRDEYHARFTATAQTGMPAGNMRNFQAFIDTLDAAIEQQRNLLATANARVEAAKPDWQRQKQKLGSYEVLQARGEAAEARTTARRDQRDADEHAARILRMRAEGV; encoded by the coding sequence ATGGCGAAACACTTTCCGATCAAGACCCTCATCGGCCTCGCCCAGGACGATGTGGACGCCGCCGCGCAACGTCTGGGCCGCGCGCAGCGCGAGCGCAACGACGTGCAATCGCAGCTCGACGCCCTCATTCAGTACCGCGACGAATATCACGCGCGCTTCACCGCGACTGCCCAGACCGGCATGCCTGCGGGCAACATGCGCAATTTTCAGGCGTTCATCGACACGCTCGACGCCGCCATCGAACAGCAGCGCAACCTGCTGGCGACGGCGAATGCGCGCGTCGAGGCCGCCAAGCCTGACTGGCAGCGTCAGAAGCAGAAGCTCGGCTCGTACGAAGTGCTGCAGGCGCGCGGCGAAGCAGCCGAAGCCAGGACCACGGCGCGGCGCGATCAGCGCGACGCCGACGAACACGCCGCCCGAATTCTGAGGATGCGCGCCGAAGGCGTGTGA